In Flavivirga abyssicola, the following are encoded in one genomic region:
- a CDS encoding helix-turn-helix domain-containing protein produces MKNKIRKIKTISDFHKIRGLPSPQHPLVSLVDYGLSKILPEHIGEHWNFDFYSIGVKRNVGAIRYGQQKYDFDEGLMSFIAPGQILSIEPNTNKANLKPSGWLFLIHPDFFWNASLSKTIKQYDFFDYSINEALFMSEKEEDVIEGIFQNIKQEIENNIDNFSESIIIAQIELLLNYAQRFYQRQFITRKKSSHYKLNEVEALLNKYFNSEAIINEGLPTVQYIANTLNMSPGYLSSLLKSLTGQTTQQHIHNKLIEKAKEKLSTTNLSVSEIAYELGFEHSQSFSKLFKTKTNVSPLKFRASFN; encoded by the coding sequence ATGAAAAACAAGATTCGAAAAATTAAAACGATAAGTGATTTTCATAAAATCAGAGGATTGCCTAGCCCACAGCATCCTTTAGTAAGCTTGGTTGATTATGGGCTTTCTAAAATACTACCAGAACACATTGGAGAACATTGGAATTTTGATTTTTATTCTATTGGAGTAAAAAGAAATGTGGGAGCAATTCGTTATGGCCAACAAAAATATGATTTTGATGAGGGCCTGATGTCTTTTATAGCACCAGGCCAAATACTGAGTATAGAACCCAATACTAATAAAGCTAACCTAAAACCTTCAGGTTGGCTATTTCTTATACACCCAGATTTTTTTTGGAATGCTTCGCTTTCAAAAACAATTAAACAATATGATTTTTTTGATTATTCTATAAATGAAGCACTCTTTATGTCTGAAAAAGAAGAAGATGTTATTGAAGGTATTTTTCAAAATATTAAACAGGAAATAGAGAATAATATTGATAATTTCAGTGAGAGTATTATCATAGCGCAAATAGAACTATTGCTCAACTACGCTCAACGATTTTATCAACGTCAATTCATTACTAGGAAAAAATCCAGTCACTATAAATTAAATGAAGTTGAAGCCTTACTTAATAAGTATTTTAATAGTGAAGCGATCATAAATGAGGGGTTACCAACAGTTCAATACATTGCTAATACATTAAATATGTCTCCAGGTTATTTAAGTAGTTTGCTTAAAAGCCTAACGGGGCAAACCACACAACAACATATACACAACAAATTGATAGAAAAGGCAAAAGAAAAATTATCGACGACAAATTTATCAGTTAGTGAAATTGCTTATGAATTAGGGTTTGAACATTCTCAATCCTTCAGTAAATTATTTAAAACGAAAACCAATGTTTCACCTTTGAAATTTCGTGCTTCATTTAATTAA
- a CDS encoding SDR family oxidoreductase — translation MRQSKIALVTGGSRGLGRDTAINISKKNIDVIITYKTNKELAEDVVREIERNGQKAKAFQLDTNNIKEFGDFFNRIASYLTNEYGSPNFDFLINNAGTGINQPITKTSESQFDEMLNIHFKGVYFLTQKGVPFINNKGGIINISSGLTRFSFPGFSAYACMKGAIEVFTRYLAKELGHRKITSNVIAPGAIATDFGEGVNRDDQEKRQIIANVTALGKVGEPEDIGGVVAFLCTEEAQWINGQRIEVSGGMLL, via the coding sequence ATGAGACAAAGTAAAATCGCATTAGTTACAGGAGGTAGTAGAGGTTTAGGTAGAGATACGGCAATCAATATATCCAAAAAGAATATTGACGTTATTATTACCTATAAAACCAATAAAGAATTAGCCGAAGACGTGGTTCGGGAGATTGAAAGAAATGGTCAGAAAGCGAAAGCATTTCAATTAGATACGAACAATATAAAGGAGTTTGGAGATTTTTTTAATCGAATAGCCTCTTATCTTACAAATGAATATGGTAGTCCAAATTTCGATTTTCTAATCAATAATGCAGGAACGGGGATTAACCAACCCATTACTAAGACTAGCGAATCGCAATTTGACGAGATGCTTAATATTCATTTTAAAGGTGTATATTTCTTAACACAAAAGGGAGTGCCTTTTATCAATAATAAAGGTGGTATTATTAATATATCGTCAGGTTTAACAAGGTTTTCTTTTCCTGGTTTTTCAGCTTATGCTTGTATGAAAGGAGCTATTGAAGTTTTTACTAGGTATTTGGCTAAAGAATTGGGACATAGAAAGATTACCTCTAATGTTATTGCTCCTGGAGCTATTGCTACCGATTTTGGTGAAGGCGTGAATAGAGATGATCAGGAAAAAAGACAAATCATTGCTAATGTTACCGCTTTAGGAAAGGTTGGAGAACCTGAAGATATTGGCGGGGTTGTAGCTTTCCTTTGTACAGAAGAAGCACAATGGATTAATGGACAGCGTATCGAAGTTTCTGGAGGCATGTTGTTATAA
- a CDS encoding LytR/AlgR family response regulator transcription factor has protein sequence MNVIIIEDEKPSARRLQRMLKTLDIEAQTMLHSVEESIQWFQNNTHPDLIFLDIQLSDGLSFEIFESIEIKSAVIFTTAYDEYALQAFKLNSIDYLLKPIDENDLATAVKKYQERAPQKQAVTLDFNDIKKLLVNPIDRDYKKRFSVKVGQHLKLINIDDIECFYSENKGTYLYTNEGRNYLLDTTLEHLEDELEPQTFFRINRKFFVNINAIKDMVSYTNSRLQIKLNTYKEQEVIVARERVKDFKAWLE, from the coding sequence ATGAATGTAATCATTATTGAAGACGAGAAACCATCAGCAAGGCGTTTACAACGTATGCTGAAAACATTGGATATTGAGGCTCAAACCATGTTGCATTCTGTTGAAGAATCAATACAATGGTTCCAAAACAATACACATCCAGATTTAATTTTTCTAGATATCCAATTAAGTGATGGATTATCGTTCGAAATTTTTGAATCCATTGAAATTAAAAGTGCTGTAATTTTTACCACAGCTTATGATGAATATGCATTACAAGCCTTTAAATTAAATAGTATAGATTATTTATTAAAACCTATTGATGAAAACGATTTAGCAACCGCAGTTAAAAAGTATCAAGAGCGCGCACCACAAAAACAGGCGGTAACCTTAGACTTCAATGATATAAAAAAACTATTAGTAAACCCAATAGACCGAGACTATAAAAAACGTTTTTCGGTAAAAGTAGGGCAGCATTTAAAGCTTATAAATATTGATGATATTGAATGTTTTTACAGCGAAAATAAAGGCACTTATTTATATACAAACGAGGGCAGGAATTATCTTTTAGATACCACTTTAGAACATCTGGAAGATGAGTTAGAGCCTCAAACCTTTTTTCGTATAAATCGAAAATTCTTTGTTAATATCAATGCTATAAAAGATATGGTAAGCTATACCAATTCCCGATTGCAGATAAAACTTAATACGTATAAAGAACAGGAGGTTATTGTAGCCCGTGAGCGTGTTAAAGATTTTAAAGCCTGGTTAGAGTAG
- a CDS encoding 2TM domain-containing protein, with the protein MKNRDYNYSSEEFKREDAYLRAQKRLKEIKGFYWHALWYVLVNVFIVVMIAVNTDGNIWHFGTFSTPLFWGIGLGFHAMGVFGKNIFFSKKWEKRKMNEFLDKDKKRWE; encoded by the coding sequence ATGAAGAATAGAGATTATAATTATTCATCAGAAGAATTTAAACGAGAAGATGCTTATTTAAGAGCTCAAAAAAGGCTAAAAGAAATAAAAGGTTTTTATTGGCATGCCTTATGGTATGTTTTGGTAAACGTATTTATTGTAGTTATGATTGCTGTAAATACAGATGGTAATATTTGGCATTTTGGGACATTTTCTACACCTCTTTTTTGGGGAATTGGTTTGGGTTTTCATGCCATGGGGGTATTTGGTAAAAATATATTCTTTAGTAAAAAATGGGAAAAACGCAAGATGAATGAGTTTTTAGATAAAGACAAAAAACGTTGGGAATAA
- a CDS encoding 2TM domain-containing protein, protein MQKLPDSEVDSKYLRARKRVEDLKEFYYHLIAYCLVIPFLAFVNYKTYWNFQWFWFPMAGWGIGLGFHAYNVFVNNGVLGRQWEERKIQEFMEEEEEKMRWG, encoded by the coding sequence ATGCAAAAATTACCAGATTCAGAAGTAGATAGTAAATATTTAAGAGCTCGCAAAAGGGTAGAAGACCTTAAAGAATTCTATTATCATTTAATAGCCTATTGCTTAGTTATTCCCTTTTTAGCTTTTGTTAATTATAAAACGTATTGGAACTTTCAATGGTTTTGGTTTCCAATGGCAGGTTGGGGTATAGGTTTGGGGTTCCATGCTTATAATGTGTTTGTGAACAATGGTGTTTTGGGACGTCAATGGGAAGAAAGAAAAATACAAGAGTTTATGGAAGAGGAAGAAGAAAAAATGCGTTGGGGTTAA
- a CDS encoding 2TM domain-containing protein has protein sequence MTKSVKNIFIAFAIGCVIFMIDNLLTGGFRLKSINNLLIGFVFNQLYSFVLGFSNMYFFYYVNRLNWKKEDTIKRILIGIIGSTTVTLIGLFILRMLTALSLKGESLYEFIANETFKSYRFGLWITLTIVIIFHIVYFYNRYQQNRIKEQKVIAGTASAKFNALKNQLDPHFLFNSLNVLTSLIEENPDNAQKFTTSLSKVYRYVLEQKDKELVTVDEELQFAKTYMSLLKMRFEDSIIFDMPENASNPESKVVPLSLQLLLENAVKHNMVTSNNPLHIKIYEDRDNLVVENNLQPKQIVKKSSGVGLSNIKQRYDLLTDKKVHINKEANSFAVAIPMLTKQIIVMRSQLQPEIDDSYVRARKHVEELKGFYYSLISYFLVIPFLIFINHRTSWDFQWFWFPMFGWGIGLAIQAFRVFVNDGAFGRDWEKRKIEKYMQEEENNKHWN, from the coding sequence ATGACAAAATCAGTTAAAAATATCTTTATAGCATTTGCCATCGGGTGTGTTATCTTTATGATAGATAATCTGCTCACTGGTGGATTTAGACTAAAAAGTATTAATAATCTTTTAATTGGATTTGTTTTCAATCAATTGTATTCTTTTGTGCTTGGGTTTTCTAATATGTATTTTTTCTATTACGTTAATCGTCTTAATTGGAAAAAAGAAGATACAATAAAGCGTATTTTAATAGGTATTATAGGGTCTACCACCGTAACGTTAATAGGTTTGTTTATATTGAGAATGCTTACGGCATTGAGTCTTAAAGGTGAGTCTCTTTATGAGTTTATTGCAAATGAAACGTTCAAGTCTTATCGCTTTGGGTTGTGGATAACCTTAACGATTGTTATCATTTTTCATATTGTTTATTTTTATAACAGATACCAACAAAATAGAATAAAGGAGCAAAAAGTAATAGCAGGAACTGCCAGTGCTAAATTTAATGCTTTAAAAAACCAGTTAGACCCGCATTTTTTATTTAATAGCTTAAATGTTCTTACGAGTTTAATAGAAGAAAACCCAGATAATGCGCAAAAGTTTACAACTTCTTTGTCTAAAGTATATCGCTATGTTTTAGAGCAAAAAGATAAAGAGTTGGTCACTGTTGATGAAGAATTACAATTCGCAAAGACTTATATGTCTTTACTAAAAATGCGTTTTGAGGACAGTATTATTTTCGATATGCCAGAAAACGCATCTAACCCGGAAAGCAAGGTGGTGCCATTATCATTGCAACTGCTTTTAGAAAATGCAGTTAAACATAATATGGTCACATCAAACAACCCCTTACACATAAAGATTTATGAAGATAGGGATAATTTGGTTGTCGAAAATAATTTACAACCAAAACAAATAGTAAAAAAGAGTAGTGGTGTAGGTTTGAGTAATATTAAACAACGTTACGACTTATTAACAGATAAAAAAGTACATATTAATAAAGAAGCAAATAGCTTTGCAGTAGCTATACCTATGCTTACAAAACAAATTATAGTTATGAGATCGCAATTACAACCAGAAATAGATGATAGTTATGTGCGTGCCCGTAAGCATGTAGAAGAACTTAAAGGGTTTTATTATAGTCTAATATCATATTTTTTGGTTATTCCGTTTTTGATATTTATAAACCATCGAACGTCATGGGATTTTCAATGGTTTTGGTTCCCAATGTTTGGCTGGGGTATAGGTTTAGCCATTCAAGCTTTTAGGGTTTTTGTAAACGATGGTGCTTTTGGCAGAGATTGGGAAAAGCGTAAAATTGAAAAATATATGCAAGAAGAAGAAAATAATAAACATTGGAATTAA
- a CDS encoding tetratricopeptide repeat protein, producing the protein MKHLIIITALLVSGFIHSQTNYEKGMQKAFGLWSSNEMTEASNMFERIAKAEPDNWLPPYYAAQINIIGSFGEKNKEKLTAQLKKAQDLINDATAISKDNPEILVLQALLHTAWVAFDGATYGMTLSGKVVELYAKASQIAPDNPRVVYCKAEWDMGGARYFGQDTTPFCKDLERAIELFANFKPETPFHPNWGKERSVQILESCGK; encoded by the coding sequence ATGAAACATCTAATCATTATTACAGCACTATTAGTTTCGGGATTTATTCATTCTCAAACTAATTACGAAAAGGGTATGCAAAAGGCTTTTGGACTTTGGAGCAGCAATGAGATGACCGAAGCATCAAATATGTTTGAGCGTATTGCCAAAGCAGAACCAGATAACTGGCTACCCCCTTATTATGCAGCACAAATTAATATTATTGGTAGTTTTGGAGAAAAAAACAAAGAGAAACTAACGGCTCAATTAAAAAAGGCACAAGACCTCATTAATGATGCTACTGCAATTTCAAAAGATAATCCAGAAATCTTAGTACTACAAGCATTGTTGCATACAGCTTGGGTTGCTTTTGATGGTGCTACATATGGTATGACCTTATCGGGGAAAGTTGTTGAATTATATGCAAAAGCATCACAAATTGCACCAGACAACCCTAGAGTTGTTTATTGTAAGGCAGAATGGGATATGGGAGGCGCACGTTATTTTGGACAAGACACAACACCTTTTTGTAAAGATCTGGAAAGAGCCATTGAACTTTTTGCTAACTTTAAGCCAGAAACGCCATTTCATCCTAATTGGGGGAAAGAACGCTCAGTTCAAATATTAGAGTCTTGCGGGAAATAA